The nucleotide sequence GCATCGCAATAAGGGAAAAACGAGAAGGTTTTTCAGGCAAATAGAGAGTTGGGTGAGTGGCTTAAACCAGCAGTTTGCTAAACTGTCGTACGGGTCAAACCGTACCGGGGGTTCGAATCCCCCACTCTCTACAAAAAGGATTCAATCGAATCCTTTTTATTTTCGGGGTGTAGCGTAGCCCGGTCATCGCGCCTCGTTTGGGACGAGGAGGTCGCAGGTTCGAATCCTGCCACTCCGACTTTTTCGAATCCTTTCGAATGTAAAAGCCTGTAAATCATATGGTTTACAGGCTTTTTTGTTTTTAAATACATCAAGATATACCATAATATATTAAGATGTATGAGAGCAATTAGGTGAACACTATTTATTGATTTTATTTTATTATAATTGCTTTAAGTGACTGTTTTACAGTTGTTTGTGGTTAATTTTTTCAATTTATTTTGATTCCTTTTGATTTCCATTTCACCTGTTTAGGGTGAGTGAATTGAAATTATTAGTCAAAATGATGCAAAATGAAATAAAATGAAAGTAAATAACACGTTTGGAATTCACTTTATAATCAGGAAATCTAGATCCAAGGCCGGGATGTGCCAAATTTATGTTAGAATTAGTCTGAACGGATCAAGGAGAGAAATTTCCCTTAAAAAGTATGTTAAAGAGAGCGAATGGGACAAAAATAAGGGAAAGTTAAGAGGGACTCGTCGAAATGCCTCCGATACCAATTTCTTTATAGAGGAGGTTAGGAGCCAGATTTATGAAGCTTATCATGAATTGGCCAATAAAAGGCGGGCATTTCATATTGATGATCTAAAGAATTATTATTTAAGGGGTGGGGAGGAAAAGTATACATTGTTGCGCTTGATGGAATACCATAATCTTACCTTTGCCAATACACTTTCCAAAGGAAGTTTGAAAAATTATAGGACCACGGAAAAATACCTAAAGAAATATTTTAAAGAATGGTTAAGGGTTTCGGATGTTTTTTTAAGTGAAATAAACTATCGCTTTTTATCTGATTTTGAGTTTTTCCTAAGAAAGACTTTTCCAAAGGAAGGAAATAAAGGGCTGAGCAACAATGGGATCATGAAACATCTTGTAAGGCTTAAAAAGCTATCCTCATTTGGGGAAAGGTTGGAGTGGTTGGAAAAAGATCCTTTCGCTAAGTATCAGATAAAATTTGATAAAGTAGAGAGAGGTTTTTTGGATCAGGATGAATTAGAGCTTATAGAAAATACTGAATTTGAACTTCCAAGACTCATACTGGCCAAAGACCTTTTTGTGTTCAGTTGCTATACAGGATTATCCTATGTGGATATTATGAATTTGAGCCTGACCCATATTATACGTGGAATAGATGGCGGGAAATGGATTTATACAACTAGGCAAAAAACTGGTGTAAAAGTCAAAATTCCAATATTGCCCTTTGCCGATAGGATGATTGAGAAATATAAAGAGGATCGTAGGGCCTTGGATAGAGGTACAATTTTTCCCTATGCTAGTAACCAAAAGCTCAACAAAAATTTGAAGGATATTGCAGCAGGATGCGGGCTGAATAAATACCTGACCTTTCATTTGGCCAGGCACACATTTGCTACAACTATTACTTTACTAAATGGTGTGCCTATAGAAACTGTGAGTAAGGTTTTGGGACATACCAAGATAACAACCACCCAGATTTATGCAAAAGTAGTGGAGTCGAAAGTTAGCGATGATATGGAGAAACTACGTAATATTTTATCGAATAAAGAAATTAAAGAAAAAGATGTCAAAATTTCTAAATTTCCAGATTACAGGTAACTACCTTTAAAATGTAATTTTTGAATACTGGAAACTGATGGTCTGAAAAAAAAACACCTGAGTTGGGTTCTACTGGTGAATGTTGATGGATGGCATCTTTTACCTTTAACCTAAACTATTTTATATAAAATTTAAGGTATGGACATAGAGATTATCACAAAACAGGACCTCATGGAATTTAAGGAACAATTTTTCCAAGAATTGGACCAATTCTTTAAAAAGCAAACCGGAACTCCCGCGAAAAGGTGGCTTAAATCATATGAAGTTAGGGAGCTATTAGGGATCTCCCCAGGCACTTTGCAAAATTTGAGAATTAATGGAACATTGCCATTTACAAAAGTAGGAGGTTTGATGTTTTATGATTTTGAGGATGTGAGGAGGTTGATGGAAAGTGAAAAAAATAGGCTCAGAACGGTTTGATAAAGTATTGAGATAGTACGATTAGAATGGGTTTTTCTGTAGCTTTTTAGTACCGAGTGGTTAACTATTCGGTACTTGTTTCGGATCGTTTTGTTGAGAATTTGGAGGAGTTATTAGATATTTTTGGTGGCTTTGCTGGTTTGAAAGATTGAAGAAAGAGGTGTTTTGAGTTTAATGATTAGAGGAGTACGAAGGTAAAAAAGAAAAAATTCCACTTTATTATTGGAGTTTACGCCCTTTATATGGGGAATTCTTATTTATTAAGATAGTGTGGTTGGGTTGTTGTACTACCTTTTCAAGTTGGCTTTTAATTACTGCCCATTTGTGGTTAAATTTTGGCATATACTCAAGAGGAACAGAGAAATCTATGTCTTCAAAGTAAACTAACGCTTTTTGAGCTATTGCACCACTTACGTCTGGGTATTTTTGCTCGTAGGCCTCTAATAGTTTTTGGAGAGGCAATAAAGTAAGCAGGCAGGAAATGTGACACTATCCCAAAAAGTGTGTAAACTAAAATTTCAATTAGTGGGGTCAGGTTTAGTTTAGCCTGACCCTTTTTCCAAATATAAGCAGAAAACTATTAAGGATTATTCCCCAGTCCCTGATCGGCATTGTCCATTTTTTGGTGGCTTCGCGCAGGGCAAGGAATACCGATTTGATAACTGCCTCATCAGTTGGGAAGGACAGCTTGTTTTTGGTGTATTTTCTGACCTTTCCATTGAGGTTTTCTATCAGGTTGGTGGTATAAATGATCTTCCTTATTTCCACGGGATAGTCAAAGAAAACGGTCAGTTCATCCCAGTTGTCCCTCCAGCTTTTAATGGCATATGAGTATTTGCTTTCCCATTTTTCGGCAAAATCTTCCAGGGCGGCCCCGGCAGCTTCCTTATTTGGAGCGGTATAGACCTCTTTCATATCCTTGGTGAAGGCCTTTTTGTCTTTCCATACCACATATCTACAGGCGTTCCTGATCTGGTGTACTACACATATCTGGGTGACCGATTCGGGGAAGGAGGCCTTGATCGTATCGGTAAAGCCGTTAAGGTTATCGGTGGCCGTGATCAGGATGTCCTCGACACCCCGTGCCTTCATATCGGTGAGTACGCCCATCCAAAAGGCCGCTGATTCGTTTTTTCCCAGCCAGAGCCCCAGGACCTCTTTTAATCCGTTGGTCTTTAGCCCTACCGCAATGTAAACGGTCTTGTTGACCACCTTGGAGTTCTCCCGTACCTTGAAGGATATCCCGTCCATCCATACGATCAGATAGACCGGGTCGAGCGGACGGTTCCGCCAGGCCACAATATCCTCGGACACCGCATCGGTAACCCTGGATATGGTAGATGCCGATACGTTGATGTCATAGAGCTCTCTGATCTGTTCCCCTATGTCATGGTTGGACATCCCTTTGGCATACATGGAGATGATCACGTTCTCCACACCTTCTGCCATGCTTTTCCTTTTGGGTACCAGTGCCGGCTCAAAACTGCCGTCCCTGTCCCTGGGGACATTGATATGTGACTCCCCAAAACTGCTCTTTATCTTTTTGGAAGTGTGTCCGTTGCGTGAGTTGGGATTGTCTGACTGTTCGTTTTTTCGGTATCCAAGATGGCTGTCCAGTTCTCCTTCTAGCATCTTTTCCACTGCCCGCTTTTGGAGCTCACCTAAAAAAGTTTGCAGTTCTTCTCCGTTCTTGAACTGCTTTAGGAAATCGTCGTTTAAAAGGTCTTCTTTTTTCATCTTCAATCAATGTGCGTTTAAAGTTAAACATTTATTCACACACTGATCGGTATAGTGCCTGCCGCAGGCTCCTCAAAATATCAGTGCGATTGTACCAATCACACTGATATTTTCGAGGTCTATCCTTTTACTGGTAAGCCCGATTTGTGGACTTACACAGTTTATGAGATACTCCCGGAAATGTCGACAAAATCTTTTAACCTTGATCCATTTTGCACTATAGCGTTAAGCTTCATTGCTGCAATATCCTTTAAGGAAGCCATTCTTACATCTTCCACTAAACCGACATCGTTTATCATGGGGTATTGATGGGCAATAAGATCGACCTTGACATCCCCAATAAAACCCAAAATGGTGTTTCCTCCTGAATAGGTAACTTCGAATTTATACGGTTCATTTAGGTGGTCGCCAAGTTCATCGCTATCAAATCCTGATCCTATGATAAGATCAATATCTATTGATTTTCGATGTCCAAGCTGCAAAGCCAGAGCAGTGCCTCCGGCTAAATAAAAATCTTAGATTTTCTCATCTTTCATCAACAGCTTAATCAAAGCCAATGTTGATGCCGAGACTGTTTCTTTTTGTAGCATTTAAGTTGGGTTCTTTTTAATCCAAAATTTCGTTCAACCAAGTCAATGGCATATTCAGGAAGATAATTGATCTCGTTTATTAAAGTAGACTTAATTAAGTTTTTGCCATAATACCTGGTCATTTCAGTCCATTCAGTTTTAGTACCCCGCTCAATTACCCTTTCGATGACTGTTCTATAGCTTTTATCCCAATCCAGTTTATCTAAATCGAAATCCCAGAACAACCTTTGTGGTAGGTTTGGATATGTTGAATTTGATTTTACGGGTTTCATATGAATTCTGTATTAATGCACTTAATGTAAGTAACAAAAAATATTCTAGAAAGAACTGAATCATTGGTCAGATAAGCGATCGAATTTAAAAATAGTTAAATGTTTAAATTTTGGGAGCCAAATAAAAAAAAATAATTAGAGATAAAAAGAAGGGGCATTAAAACAAAATGGATATATGGTATTTAAAGTAACCTGAAGACTGGATAGATTTAAAACAACAAAAACAGCATTATGTAATGGGTTTTTTGTTGAATATTCAGTGTTTTTTGAACCGTTTTGTGAAGGATTGGAAGGAGGTTTTGAAATTTTCTAAAGAAATCAATACAAAGAATAATTGTTTACAATACCGTCAGCTGGAGCTGGCGCTACGTGGATCGAACTCTTTTTTGGATGAAATGGAAATGATAGAGAAGCTTATAGTTTTGGGGAAGTCTG is from Echinicola marina and encodes:
- a CDS encoding site-specific integrase; this encodes MKVNNTFGIHFIIRKSRSKAGMCQIYVRISLNGSRREISLKKYVKESEWDKNKGKLRGTRRNASDTNFFIEEVRSQIYEAYHELANKRRAFHIDDLKNYYLRGGEEKYTLLRLMEYHNLTFANTLSKGSLKNYRTTEKYLKKYFKEWLRVSDVFLSEINYRFLSDFEFFLRKTFPKEGNKGLSNNGIMKHLVRLKKLSSFGERLEWLEKDPFAKYQIKFDKVERGFLDQDELELIENTEFELPRLILAKDLFVFSCYTGLSYVDIMNLSLTHIIRGIDGGKWIYTTRQKTGVKVKIPILPFADRMIEKYKEDRRALDRGTIFPYASNQKLNKNLKDIAAGCGLNKYLTFHLARHTFATTITLLNGVPIETVSKVLGHTKITTTQIYAKVVESKVSDDMEKLRNILSNKEIKEKDVKISKFPDYR
- a CDS encoding helix-turn-helix domain-containing protein, whose product is MDIEIITKQDLMEFKEQFFQELDQFFKKQTGTPAKRWLKSYEVRELLGISPGTLQNLRINGTLPFTKVGGLMFYDFEDVRRLMESEKNRLRTV
- a CDS encoding IS256 family transposase, which produces MKKEDLLNDDFLKQFKNGEELQTFLGELQKRAVEKMLEGELDSHLGYRKNEQSDNPNSRNGHTSKKIKSSFGESHINVPRDRDGSFEPALVPKRKSMAEGVENVIISMYAKGMSNHDIGEQIRELYDINVSASTISRVTDAVSEDIVAWRNRPLDPVYLIVWMDGISFKVRENSKVVNKTVYIAVGLKTNGLKEVLGLWLGKNESAAFWMGVLTDMKARGVEDILITATDNLNGFTDTIKASFPESVTQICVVHQIRNACRYVVWKDKKAFTKDMKEVYTAPNKEAAGAALEDFAEKWESKYSYAIKSWRDNWDELTVFFDYPVEIRKIIYTTNLIENLNGKVRKYTKNKLSFPTDEAVIKSVFLALREATKKWTMPIRDWGIILNSFLLIFGKRVRLN
- a CDS encoding DUF6922 domain-containing protein yields the protein MKPVKSNSTYPNLPQRLFWDFDLDKLDWDKSYRTVIERVIERGTKTEWTEMTRYYGKNLIKSTLINEINYLPEYAIDLVERNFGLKRTQLKCYKKKQSRHQHWL